The following are encoded in a window of Patescibacteria group bacterium genomic DNA:
- a CDS encoding flippase: protein MSLSRRIAANTFLQVVARSLGIVFGVIAFSMMTRYLGKEEFGAFTTITSFLLFFGFMADLGLYVVTIQLLSENNQDPQKNFSNLFAYRFVTTTLLIALAPLVSLAFPYPAVIKWGIALTAFSYWCSSFIQFFTALFQTHIRMEIPSSADIASKLLMIAILFLTMRYNWGLSGVLWSLILNNILQVAMLAIASRSYVHLSFRFDWDVWKEIFKRSWPIALSIMLNVIYLKADIIILSLYRDQSEVGLYGAAYRVIEVLIALPFLFIGLTLSSFARSWSEKDRSAFARYYQKSFDFLVMCAAPLVVGALFLGPSGMAFLSGKAFEQSGEILRVLIIAAATVFLSALYGNLINIIGKQRVMIWGYLFSALVGMIGYFLFIPMYGFWAAAWITVITEFTILIISACIVTHTTAVTLSFTNGWKILLASAGMACVFFVAQNLYFALQASLGVAAYGTLLYLSGAINKEMFRSLIAKGATRVEL from the coding sequence ATGTCACTTTCCAGACGCATTGCAGCAAACACATTCCTCCAAGTTGTTGCTCGATCACTCGGCATTGTATTCGGCGTCATCGCTTTCTCCATGATGACCCGGTACTTGGGCAAGGAAGAATTCGGCGCTTTTACAACCATTACGTCATTTTTGCTTTTTTTTGGATTCATGGCCGACTTGGGGCTCTATGTTGTCACTATCCAATTATTATCTGAAAATAACCAAGATCCGCAAAAAAACTTTTCCAATCTCTTTGCCTACCGTTTTGTCACAACGACACTCCTCATTGCTCTTGCCCCGCTCGTCTCTCTTGCCTTCCCCTATCCCGCGGTGATTAAGTGGGGAATTGCGCTAACGGCATTTTCCTATTGGTGTAGTTCGTTCATCCAATTTTTCACAGCGCTGTTCCAGACGCATATTCGCATGGAAATCCCGAGTAGCGCCGATATTGCCTCGAAGCTGCTCATGATCGCAATTCTGTTTCTCACAATGCGGTATAACTGGGGGCTCTCGGGCGTTCTTTGGAGTCTTATTCTCAACAACATTCTTCAGGTTGCAATGCTCGCCATCGCATCGCGCTCATACGTACATCTCTCATTTCGTTTTGATTGGGATGTTTGGAAGGAAATATTCAAACGCAGTTGGCCCATCGCGCTTTCTATTATGTTGAATGTTATTTATCTGAAAGCCGATATCATTATTCTTTCACTTTACCGCGACCAATCCGAAGTCGGCCTCTATGGAGCGGCCTATCGGGTCATTGAGGTGCTGATTGCTCTGCCCTTTCTCTTTATTGGCCTTACCTTATCGAGTTTTGCGCGAAGTTGGTCAGAGAAAGATCGCAGCGCATTCGCACGATACTACCAAAAATCATTTGACTTCCTGGTCATGTGCGCTGCTCCGCTCGTTGTGGGGGCATTGTTTCTAGGTCCCAGTGGTATGGCATTTCTCTCCGGCAAAGCATTCGAGCAATCGGGCGAAATACTGAGAGTTCTTATTATTGCCGCGGCAACTGTTTTTCTCAGCGCGCTCTATGGAAATCTCATCAATATTATCGGCAAGCAGCGCGTAATGATCTGGGGGTATTTGTTTTCCGCACTTGTGGGTATGATCGGATATTTTCTTTTTATCCCAATGTATGGATTTTGGGCAGCTGCATGGATCACCGTCATTACTGAATTCACTATCCTCATCATTTCCGCATGCATTGTCACGCACACAACAGCAGTAACACTTTCTTTTACGAATGGATGGAAAATACTACTGGCAAGCGCGGGAATGGCCTGTGTGTTTTTTGTAGCGCAAAACCTCTACTTTGCTCTCCAGGCTTCTTTGGGTGTTGCTGCATACGGCACACTCTTATATCTCAGTGGGGCAATCAACAAGGAAATGTTTCGGTCGCTGATTGCTAAGGGCGCAACAAGAGTGGAGTTGTAA
- a CDS encoding Kazal-type serine protease inhibitor domain-containing protein — translation MKKTISLLLAAFLVFPPSSAWAAGPEITSFNITGERFLIEGELATITWSSRDATSCTADGNWLGNKEASGSYSFYPSEIGLGRFQLVCSDASGAKSTPRILTPFIGSSGTQKQRGELAIASAKVTSTDPDKVTVVAEATRTPTVASIVLHEQTASPADFASKVSMFLPSTAITGSTLTFTFDGPARPATGKSYAYTITAQGATTADLATYNGTITIDTEFKIETTRVGTPTMSDGSRLEYARDIYVTFSRPAINVKTRVTSYNEAGTQLNSDYTRSQEYASHLYSSTQKTFAAGGYNDLPRGRKFQYIVEGQDRATSKTATYTGQFFTAPEIMASDVVIKPGDTYAIITWKTNVPTGSAVEYKQGNQQSQFSFSTQSYPQTSHEIAVENLKPETNYTATIHAYIHNDTETDTTFKTHPISFTTTSELILCPAYIDPVCGKDNKTYSNDCLAAGAKMSVAYRGECVSYKIDSVRLDKLDALGKATEEERSFAIQVSHPFSEIVISLWESPNTSITQTPHMSATVKGNGTLRSIYVSPGVFNKKLQPNKIYKYLVTAYKYGATQDINTSFGDTFTTSSFSSPVQGKRGAITVSLSTLNTLVDPGSPVVLTWTSTQADYCTASGGWSGKKEPSGSEAVIPKDDTTLYGIQCFNADGPGPGTMVDVILKSNAVAPVVSFQADKYLLKKGESVRLSWNTNAASCQSYADILQNGVFEGDQSNVWSANASVRKTSGTQTMSPSVTTKYTLNCFIKEKQTIRTLVAIVDGKTAPSSSGPIHLSSVKVFDQGDPTTQYVTYDYGYTPADGTLYQKLNVFKKSTGASIIEKQIFQEKNSSPSTSVSISGFEPNTPYRYELTLVDPSDGRTAQRTGEFTTGVLTKKEEPKVCATVMTLGRNTKTGEYKQFPNSCLDDGWEYVTSDVKEMEKYLKPKEVKEKSDASREEQARGIEEKVRLLSDRKLDVILSELQQLRDKVKEQETELKYLRKVSAELKGLSEGMREALTSFVTYGVDSNTKGLGAGERAAVVGSYQAAYGKLPDSDKELEDMIRIANGRFPSERNEAAERTSQTQFKRIFKRVANMHNANDRAAIMVMAYGLRQAAENRNLKSETRGIATFEGIYGRKPGKTDEWNTMQAITYSGASRKKDSDKDLLADEDEKDYATNPNNPDSDGDGYIDGLEIENGYNPTGEGQLIILE, via the coding sequence ATGAAAAAAACAATTTCTTTGCTTCTTGCAGCATTTCTTGTCTTCCCACCCTCAAGCGCTTGGGCAGCAGGGCCTGAAATTACATCCTTCAATATAACCGGCGAGAGGTTTCTGATCGAGGGCGAGCTTGCAACAATCACGTGGTCATCACGAGACGCCACATCCTGCACCGCCGATGGAAACTGGCTCGGGAATAAAGAAGCATCAGGTTCGTATAGTTTTTATCCTTCAGAAATCGGACTCGGACGATTTCAGCTCGTATGCTCTGACGCGAGCGGCGCGAAGAGCACACCTCGCATCCTTACTCCTTTTATAGGATCATCTGGCACACAGAAACAGCGCGGAGAACTTGCGATTGCTTCCGCAAAAGTGACCTCAACAGATCCGGATAAAGTCACTGTTGTTGCAGAAGCTACACGCACCCCTACTGTCGCCTCAATCGTTTTGCATGAACAGACGGCAAGTCCTGCCGATTTTGCAAGTAAAGTAAGTATGTTTCTTCCATCTACGGCGATTACGGGTTCTACACTGACATTTACGTTTGATGGGCCTGCGCGTCCCGCGACAGGAAAATCATATGCATACACGATTACTGCACAAGGCGCAACCACAGCTGATCTGGCGACCTATAACGGCACCATCACGATTGATACCGAGTTCAAAATCGAGACAACAAGAGTGGGCACCCCAACTATGTCGGATGGCTCGCGACTCGAATATGCACGGGATATCTACGTCACTTTCTCTCGTCCTGCAATCAATGTTAAAACGCGCGTTACATCATATAATGAGGCCGGAACGCAGTTGAATAGCGACTATACGCGATCGCAAGAATATGCGTCACATCTCTATTCTTCCACGCAAAAGACATTTGCAGCAGGAGGATATAATGATCTTCCAAGGGGGAGAAAGTTTCAGTATATCGTTGAGGGGCAAGACCGAGCTACCAGTAAAACAGCAACGTATACTGGACAGTTTTTTACCGCACCAGAGATTATGGCTTCTGATGTTGTTATAAAACCCGGCGACACCTATGCGATTATCACATGGAAAACAAATGTTCCAACCGGCAGTGCAGTGGAGTACAAGCAAGGCAATCAACAATCGCAGTTTTCTTTCAGTACCCAATCTTATCCGCAAACAAGCCACGAGATAGCAGTGGAAAATCTCAAACCGGAGACCAATTATACAGCTACAATCCACGCCTACATTCACAACGATACCGAAACGGATACTACCTTTAAAACACATCCGATCTCCTTCACAACAACAAGTGAATTGATTCTTTGTCCTGCCTATATTGATCCGGTTTGTGGCAAAGATAATAAGACCTATAGCAATGATTGCCTAGCGGCTGGAGCAAAGATGAGTGTAGCCTATAGGGGTGAGTGTGTTTCATATAAAATTGATTCAGTTCGTCTCGATAAACTTGATGCCCTTGGAAAAGCGACTGAAGAAGAACGATCATTTGCGATTCAAGTAAGCCACCCGTTTAGTGAAATTGTTATTTCGCTTTGGGAATCTCCCAATACCTCAATCACTCAGACACCCCATATGTCTGCTACGGTTAAGGGAAATGGGACACTAAGGTCAATCTACGTTAGCCCCGGAGTCTTTAATAAGAAACTCCAGCCAAACAAAATATATAAGTATCTTGTTACTGCCTATAAATACGGAGCAACACAGGATATCAATACAAGCTTTGGAGATACATTTACCACATCAAGCTTTTCCTCGCCCGTTCAAGGAAAGAGGGGAGCAATTACTGTTTCACTCTCAACGCTAAACACGCTCGTTGATCCCGGATCGCCGGTTGTTTTGACTTGGACTTCCACACAGGCGGATTACTGTACTGCAAGCGGCGGATGGTCAGGAAAAAAAGAGCCATCCGGATCTGAAGCGGTCATTCCAAAGGACGATACGACGCTTTACGGCATTCAGTGTTTCAATGCCGATGGGCCAGGACCAGGCACAATGGTTGATGTTATTCTCAAATCCAATGCTGTAGCCCCTGTTGTGTCGTTCCAGGCCGATAAGTATCTCCTCAAAAAAGGAGAATCCGTGCGCCTTTCATGGAATACGAACGCAGCATCATGTCAGTCGTATGCAGATATTTTACAGAACGGAGTGTTCGAAGGGGATCAGAGTAATGTATGGAGTGCTAACGCCTCCGTACGGAAAACCTCCGGTACACAAACGATGTCACCAAGCGTGACGACAAAGTATACTTTAAACTGCTTTATTAAAGAAAAGCAGACTATACGCACGCTCGTTGCAATCGTTGATGGTAAAACCGCCCCTTCTTCGAGTGGACCCATCCATCTTTCTAGTGTCAAAGTGTTTGATCAAGGAGATCCCACGACACAGTACGTTACCTATGATTACGGATATACTCCGGCTGATGGCACACTGTATCAGAAATTGAATGTTTTCAAAAAATCAACAGGAGCCAGTATTATTGAAAAGCAGATTTTTCAGGAAAAGAATAGTTCTCCCTCAACGTCGGTAAGCATTTCAGGATTTGAGCCGAATACACCCTATCGCTATGAACTGACGCTTGTTGATCCTTCTGATGGGCGCACTGCGCAGCGAACCGGAGAGTTCACGACCGGTGTACTCACAAAAAAAGAAGAGCCAAAAGTATGCGCAACAGTTATGACACTTGGGAGAAACACAAAAACAGGCGAGTATAAGCAGTTTCCAAATTCGTGCCTTGATGATGGATGGGAGTATGTCACATCTGACGTAAAAGAGATGGAAAAATATCTCAAGCCGAAAGAAGTGAAAGAGAAATCGGATGCAAGCAGGGAAGAACAAGCGCGCGGGATCGAAGAAAAAGTCCGCTTGCTTTCCGATCGTAAGCTTGATGTGATTCTTTCCGAATTACAACAGCTTCGGGATAAAGTGAAAGAGCAGGAAACAGAGTTGAAATATCTGCGAAAAGTTTCTGCTGAATTAAAAGGATTGAGCGAGGGAATGCGAGAAGCGCTTACGAGCTTTGTTACCTATGGCGTTGATTCTAATACAAAGGGGCTGGGAGCGGGTGAACGAGCGGCAGTCGTGGGGTCGTATCAGGCAGCATACGGCAAACTTCCTGATTCCGACAAAGAACTCGAAGACATGATTCGCATTGCAAATGGGCGATTTCCTTCCGAGCGCAATGAGGCAGCCGAACGCACTTCGCAAACGCAGTTTAAGCGGATTTTTAAGCGTGTTGCAAATATGCATAATGCCAATGATCGGGCTGCGATCATGGTGATGGCCTATGGTTTGCGTCAAGCTGCGGAAAACCGCAATCTCAAAAGTGAAACACGCGGCATCGCGACCTTTGAGGGTATCTATGGCCGCAAACCCGGTAAAACCGATGAATGGAATACTATGCAGGCTATTACTTACTCAGGCGCAAGTCGCAAGAAAGATTCTGACAAAGATCTTTTGGCAGATGAAGACGAAAAAGACTACGCGACTAATCCTAACAACCCAGATTCTGATGGTGATGGCTATATCGATGGACTCGAAATAGAAAATGGCTATAACCCAACGGGTGAAGGACAGCTTATAATTTTGGAATAA
- a CDS encoding 30S ribosomal protein S6 produces the protein KNNASTVHFAHHLDRKRLAYPIDTHTYGYYFLAEFEAEHTAISAIERELSLMNSVLRHSLAVKKTVGKPPVIERKQAFDALPAMEEVQPESLSEQPIISHTQQTQPVSAPVLPETPVVESSHEIAQPPETEPIPTVTLKTEPQEETPIKASEPEQSDAATAPKDRKKQTKLSYEELDKRLDEIINNDIF, from the coding sequence AAAAACAATGCTTCAACGGTCCATTTTGCGCATCATCTCGACAGAAAAAGGCTTGCGTACCCCATTGATACCCATACCTACGGATACTATTTTCTTGCTGAATTTGAGGCCGAGCATACCGCCATATCCGCAATCGAACGAGAGCTTTCGCTTATGAATAGCGTATTACGCCACTCTCTTGCTGTCAAAAAGACTGTTGGAAAACCTCCTGTTATTGAACGGAAGCAGGCATTCGACGCTCTGCCGGCAATGGAAGAAGTACAACCGGAATCACTCTCAGAACAACCGATTATTAGTCATACACAACAAACTCAACCGGTAAGCGCTCCTGTACTGCCGGAAACACCCGTGGTCGAATCTTCTCATGAGATTGCTCAACCCCCAGAAACAGAACCAATTCCCACTGTCACGCTCAAGACAGAACCTCAAGAAGAGACCCCCATAAAAGCATCGGAGCCAGAGCAATCTGATGCAGCTACCGCGCCAAAAGATCGGAAAAAACAAACAAAACTGAGCTATGAAGAGTTGGACAAAAGACTCGACGAGATCATTAATAATGATATTTTTTAA
- a CDS encoding single-stranded DNA-binding protein, whose translation MDLNKVMLIGRLTKNPELRSTPSGQNVTSFSVATNRVFTDAQGQKQDRAEFHNIVAWGKLAEICSQYLAKGRRAYVEGRLQTRDWVGQDGARRYSTEVVAENMIILDSKQGGDQSRFQQNAYEGPSPEQSQKGEQEETTIEEIPF comes from the coding sequence ATGGATCTCAATAAAGTCATGCTCATAGGCAGACTCACAAAAAATCCGGAATTGCGTTCAACGCCGAGCGGACAAAATGTTACTAGTTTCAGTGTTGCTACCAATCGCGTATTTACCGATGCGCAAGGACAGAAACAAGATCGGGCAGAGTTTCATAATATTGTTGCATGGGGTAAGCTCGCAGAAATATGCAGCCAGTATCTTGCAAAAGGACGGCGCGCCTACGTTGAGGGAAGATTGCAGACGCGGGACTGGGTAGGGCAAGACGGCGCGAGGCGCTATAGCACCGAAGTGGTTGCCGAAAATATGATTATCCTCGATTCAAAACAGGGCGGAGACCAGAGCCGATTCCAGCAAAACGCTTATGAAGGTCCGTCACCTGAACAATCTCAAAAAGGAGAGCAAGAAGAAACAACTATTGAAGAAATACCATTCTAA
- the rpsR gene encoding 30S ribosomal protein S18, with protein MIQRKKKACYFCIHPTTPIDYKDVAVLRRFISSYGKISPRRRNGVCATHQRKLAVAIKRARIMALLPFVIQ; from the coding sequence ATGATCCAGCGAAAAAAGAAAGCATGTTATTTTTGCATTCATCCGACAACACCAATTGATTACAAAGATGTTGCCGTACTGCGACGCTTTATTTCATCCTACGGAAAAATTTCTCCGCGCCGCAGAAATGGAGTATGCGCAACACATCAGCGCAAATTGGCTGTTGCTATTAAGCGTGCACGTATCATGGCATTACTGCCTTTTGTCATACAATAA
- the efp gene encoding elongation factor P has product MAPLDSLNSIKVGAYILFNNEPYQVMTANFVRMQQRQPVMQTKLKNLITGKVVEYSFKAGERLEEPDLEKRKADYLYTDPSGVYFMDTSDFDQFTISTDMLGNRALLLKEGTQVDVVYFNGNPISISLPPKIDLKVTSAPPAIKGDTAGNVTKQVELETGLSIATPLFIKEGDTIRINTETVSYVERV; this is encoded by the coding sequence ATGGCACCACTCGATTCTCTCAATTCAATTAAGGTTGGGGCATACATCCTTTTCAATAACGAACCGTACCAGGTAATGACGGCGAATTTCGTGCGCATGCAGCAGCGCCAGCCGGTCATGCAGACAAAACTTAAAAACCTTATCACCGGCAAGGTTGTGGAATACAGCTTCAAGGCGGGAGAACGCCTCGAAGAGCCTGATTTGGAAAAACGAAAAGCAGACTATCTCTATACCGATCCGAGTGGGGTGTATTTTATGGACACATCGGATTTTGATCAGTTTACAATCAGTACAGATATGCTTGGCAATCGCGCACTCCTTCTGAAAGAAGGTACGCAGGTGGATGTTGTATACTTCAATGGAAACCCCATCTCCATCAGCCTTCCTCCAAAAATTGACCTCAAAGTAACATCAGCCCCACCGGCAATCAAGGGTGATACGGCAGGTAATGTGACAAAACAAGTAGAGCTCGAAACAGGGCTTTCAATCGCAACGCCTCTTTTTATCAAAGAGGGTGATACTATTCGTATCAATACGGAAACGGTTTCCTACGTCGAGCGAGTGTAA